From one Microbulbifer sp. A4B17 genomic stretch:
- the lapB gene encoding lipopolysaccharide assembly protein LapB — MLDFTYFFFLLAAIAIGWVLGRGSAKKKVADYSEQEHALVRSYAQGLNYLLSERHDDTIDKFIDSLEVSQATFDTHLALGSLLRRRGEYDQAIRVHQNLLGRPSLSRVSQNKAQFELACDYISAGWLDRAERLLQELVETSQELKAISLERLIEVYRDEREWAKAIHAVNLLHGRRFKRLSADWAPVQAHFCCELAEESMAAKDYLSARKHIDSALSYERNSVRASLLWGRLEYLLGKPKEAIKVLQRIPKQSPDYIPEILELLITCYGDLGDGKGLDRYLESLLREYPSNSVLIALTERIQKQDSEAAAAAFMGKQLALRPSLRGLGRFLDLHIDSTEGRARENLSLLKTLIDQLIASRPHYRCSNCGFSGNQLHWLCPSCKHWDSVRSVKGIEGE; from the coding sequence TTGCTCGATTTTACCTATTTCTTTTTCCTGCTTGCGGCAATCGCGATTGGCTGGGTGCTGGGTCGGGGCAGTGCCAAAAAGAAAGTGGCAGATTATAGCGAGCAAGAGCATGCGCTGGTGCGCTCTTATGCTCAGGGTTTGAATTACCTGTTGAGTGAGCGCCACGACGATACTATCGATAAGTTTATTGATTCCCTTGAAGTTAGCCAGGCTACTTTTGATACCCATCTTGCATTGGGAAGCTTGTTACGGAGAAGGGGTGAGTACGATCAGGCAATTCGGGTTCATCAGAACCTGCTTGGTCGCCCAAGCTTATCCAGGGTTAGTCAAAATAAAGCCCAGTTTGAACTCGCCTGCGATTATATTTCTGCTGGCTGGCTGGATAGAGCTGAGCGATTGCTGCAGGAGCTGGTCGAGACCTCTCAGGAGTTGAAGGCTATTAGCCTGGAGCGCCTGATTGAAGTTTATCGGGATGAGAGGGAGTGGGCTAAAGCCATACATGCAGTAAATCTTCTCCATGGCCGAAGGTTCAAGCGCCTATCAGCTGACTGGGCGCCGGTTCAGGCGCACTTTTGCTGTGAGCTGGCAGAAGAATCGATGGCGGCGAAGGATTATCTCAGCGCGAGAAAGCATATCGACTCTGCCTTGAGTTATGAGCGCAATTCTGTAAGGGCGAGTCTGTTGTGGGGGCGCCTGGAATATTTGCTCGGTAAGCCTAAAGAGGCCATTAAGGTATTGCAGCGAATTCCCAAGCAGAGCCCGGACTATATCCCTGAAATTCTGGAGTTGTTGATCACCTGTTACGGGGATTTAGGGGATGGCAAGGGGTTGGATCGCTATCTTGAATCCCTGTTGAGGGAGTACCCCTCTAACAGCGTATTAATTGCCTTGACTGAGCGTATCCAAAAGCAGGATAGCGAGGCCGCAGCTGCTGCTTTTATGGGGAAGCAGTTGGCTCTGCGACCTTCTTTGCGGGGTTTGGGGCGTTTTCTCGATCTCCATATAGATAGCACCGAGGGCAGGGCGAGGGAAAATCTCTCCCTGCTCAAAACATTAATTGATCAGCTAATAGCGAGTCGCCCTCATTATCGCTGTAGTAATTGCGGGTTTTCAGGCAACCAGTTGCACTGGTTGTGCCCGAGCTGCAAACACTGGGACTCAGTGCGCTCCGTTAAGGGGATTGAGGGTGAGTAA
- a CDS encoding lipopolysaccharide assembly protein LapA domain-containing protein, translating into MSFLRWLTRIVYGVVALLCIALGIYFAVANPETIAPNIVGYQLPAGSVGFWLIGFLLLGLLLGFVVSLQPVYAKRRQVRSLEKQLKKMERELHSAHRKVSGD; encoded by the coding sequence TTGTCATTTTTGCGTTGGCTGACACGCATTGTCTATGGGGTTGTTGCCCTGCTTTGTATCGCATTGGGGATCTATTTCGCGGTTGCCAACCCAGAAACTATTGCGCCCAATATTGTGGGTTATCAATTGCCAGCGGGCAGTGTTGGCTTTTGGTTGATTGGCTTTTTGTTGCTGGGGTTGTTGCTGGGTTTTGTCGTTAGCCTGCAGCCCGTTTATGCCAAGCGCCGCCAGGTGCGGTCGCTCGAGAAGCAGTTGAAGAAAATGGAGCGGGAATTACACTCCGCCCATCGCAAGGTTTCTGGAGACTGA
- the ihfB gene encoding integration host factor subunit beta, which translates to MTKSELIERIALRLDQLPVKDVELAVKVVLDTMSDALSQGERIEIRGFGSFSLHYRAPRTGRNPKTGDAVALAGKYVPHFKPGKELRDRVNRSMHDEAGIEV; encoded by the coding sequence ATGACCAAGTCCGAACTGATCGAAAGGATTGCGTTGAGGTTGGATCAGCTGCCAGTTAAGGATGTAGAGCTGGCGGTAAAAGTGGTGCTTGACACCATGTCAGATGCTCTATCCCAGGGTGAGCGTATAGAGATACGTGGTTTTGGTAGTTTTTCTCTTCACTACCGGGCCCCTCGTACAGGCCGGAACCCCAAAACTGGGGATGCAGTTGCTCTTGCGGGAAAGTATGTTCCCCATTTTAAGCCCGGCAAAGAGTTGCGCGACAGAGTGAATCGAAGTATGCACGATGAAGCAGGGATCGAAGTATGA
- the rpsA gene encoding 30S ribosomal protein S1 — MSESFADLFEESLKSVEMAPGAIVTGVVIDVDKDWVTVHAGLKSEGVIPAAQFANDKGEVELQVGDEVQVALEAVEDGFGETRLSREKAKRAEAWKILDAAHAADEVVKGVISGKVKGGFTVDVANIRAFLPGSLVDVRPVRDTAHLEGKELEFKVIKLDSKRNNVVVSRRAVMEAATSEEREALLESLQEGMSVKGIVKNLTDYGAFVDLGGIDGLLHITDMAWKRIKHPSEIVNVGDEIEVKVLKFDRERSRVSLGLKQLGEDPWVSIKQRYPENSRVKAVVTNLTDYGCFAELEEGVEGLVHVSEMDWTNKNIHPSKVVQVGDEVEVMILDIDEERRRISLGIKQCQENPWDAFARKFAKGDKISGKIKSITDFGIFIGLDGSIDGLVHLSDISWNEAGEEAVRKFKKGDEIETVILGIDSERERISLGVKQLESDPFSDYVTTSDRGSIVVGTVKEVDAKQAVITLADEVEGVLRASEISRDKVEDARNVLKEGEEVEAKITSVDRKNRVISLSIKAKDQDDEKQAIKDHSKKQSEQVQPATIGDLIKAQMNNKD; from the coding sequence ATGAGCGAGAGCTTTGCTGATCTATTTGAAGAGAGCCTGAAAAGCGTTGAAATGGCACCGGGCGCAATTGTTACTGGTGTTGTAATCGACGTAGATAAAGACTGGGTTACCGTTCACGCGGGCCTGAAGTCTGAAGGCGTTATCCCTGCTGCACAATTCGCCAACGATAAAGGTGAAGTTGAGCTGCAGGTGGGCGACGAAGTACAGGTTGCCCTGGAAGCTGTAGAAGACGGTTTCGGTGAAACCCGTCTGTCCCGCGAAAAAGCCAAGCGCGCTGAAGCCTGGAAAATCCTCGACGCAGCTCACGCAGCTGACGAAGTGGTTAAGGGTGTTATCAGCGGTAAGGTTAAAGGTGGCTTTACTGTTGATGTTGCCAATATCCGTGCGTTCCTGCCCGGCTCTCTGGTTGACGTTCGTCCGGTTCGCGACACCGCGCACCTGGAAGGTAAAGAGCTCGAGTTCAAAGTTATCAAGCTGGACTCCAAGCGCAACAACGTAGTTGTTTCCCGCCGCGCCGTTATGGAAGCTGCCACCTCCGAAGAGCGTGAAGCTCTGCTGGAAAGCCTGCAGGAAGGCATGAGCGTCAAGGGTATCGTGAAGAACCTGACCGACTACGGTGCTTTCGTAGACCTGGGCGGCATCGACGGCCTGCTGCACATCACCGATATGGCCTGGAAGCGCATCAAGCATCCGAGCGAGATCGTGAACGTTGGCGACGAGATTGAAGTAAAAGTACTGAAGTTCGACCGCGAGCGCAGCCGTGTATCCCTGGGCCTGAAGCAGTTGGGCGAAGATCCTTGGGTATCCATCAAGCAGCGTTACCCAGAGAACAGCCGCGTGAAGGCGGTTGTAACCAACCTGACCGACTACGGCTGCTTTGCCGAGCTGGAAGAAGGTGTGGAAGGTCTGGTACACGTTTCCGAAATGGATTGGACCAACAAGAACATCCACCCGTCCAAAGTTGTCCAGGTTGGCGACGAGGTAGAGGTGATGATCCTGGATATCGACGAAGAGCGTCGTCGTATCTCCCTGGGTATCAAGCAGTGCCAGGAAAATCCGTGGGATGCTTTCGCGCGTAAATTCGCTAAGGGCGACAAGATCTCCGGTAAGATCAAGTCCATCACTGACTTCGGTATCTTCATCGGTCTCGACGGCAGCATCGACGGTCTGGTTCACCTGTCCGACATCTCCTGGAACGAAGCTGGCGAAGAAGCTGTTCGCAAGTTCAAGAAAGGCGACGAAATCGAGACTGTTATCCTGGGTATCGATTCCGAGCGTGAGCGCATCTCTCTGGGCGTCAAGCAGTTGGAGTCCGATCCGTTCTCCGATTACGTTACCACCAGCGATCGCGGCAGCATCGTTGTAGGTACTGTTAAGGAAGTTGACGCTAAGCAAGCAGTAATCACCCTGGCGGACGAGGTAGAAGGCGTACTGCGCGCTTCTGAAATCAGCCGCGACAAGGTTGAAGATGCTCGCAACGTTCTGAAAGAAGGCGAAGAAGTAGAAGCTAAGATCACCAGCGTGGATCGCAAGAACCGCGTGATCAGCCTGTCTATCAAAGCCAAAGATCAGGACGACGAGAAACAAGCCATCAAGGATCACAGCAAGAAGCAGTCTGAACAAGTTCAGCCCGCTACTATCGGTGACTTGATCAAGGCTCAAATGAATAACAAAGACTAA
- the cmk gene encoding (d)CMP kinase, with product MSDTNGLPPVVTIDGPSGSGKGTIAKLLADRLSFSLLDSGALYRAAALAALNKEVDLSNDKLLTELAKDLDVRFIVSAGQLQVWLEESDVTADIRMERVSMAASKVAAIPGVRAALLQRQRDFRQAPGLVADGRDMGTTVFPDAPVKVYLTASAEERANRRFAQLQEKGVSVSLRDLLEDIRARDAQDMNRKASPLAPAEDAVELDSTGVSIDEVLRKVLDLVQDRISP from the coding sequence ATGAGTGATACAAACGGGTTGCCACCAGTAGTTACCATTGATGGTCCCAGTGGTTCGGGCAAGGGGACCATTGCAAAGCTTTTGGCTGATCGCCTGAGCTTTTCCTTGTTGGACTCCGGGGCCCTTTATCGGGCTGCAGCTTTGGCCGCACTTAATAAGGAAGTTGATCTCTCCAATGACAAGCTGCTGACCGAATTGGCGAAAGACCTCGATGTGCGCTTTATCGTGAGTGCCGGTCAGTTGCAGGTGTGGCTGGAAGAGAGTGACGTCACCGCAGATATCCGTATGGAGCGGGTAAGCATGGCCGCTTCCAAGGTCGCGGCAATTCCCGGAGTGCGGGCAGCGCTGCTGCAGCGCCAGCGGGACTTCCGCCAGGCCCCCGGCTTGGTTGCCGATGGCCGGGATATGGGCACTACCGTGTTTCCCGACGCTCCGGTCAAGGTTTACCTAACCGCCAGCGCTGAGGAGCGCGCTAACAGGCGTTTCGCTCAGTTGCAGGAGAAGGGGGTTTCTGTTAGCCTCCGCGACCTGCTGGAGGACATCCGTGCCCGAGATGCACAGGATATGAACAGAAAAGCCTCCCCCCTGGCTCCCGCTGAGGATGCGGTTGAGCTGGATAGTACGGGGGTGAGTATCGATGAAGTCCTCCGAAAAGTGCTCGATTTGGTTCAGGACCGTATTTCACCCTGA
- a CDS encoding bifunctional prephenate dehydrogenase/3-phosphoshikimate 1-carboxyvinyltransferase has protein sequence MAQAQIGRLLVVGIGLIGGSFALALKAARACREVIGVALEESVCDEARALGIVDRASTSLELVLPQLEPGDLVFVAVPTLAIEPVFAQLKEHLPAGVTVTDGASVKGSVVTAAEKVWGSAPDFLVPGHPIAGSEKSGVTAARDDLYRDHRIILTPLANTGAAHLQLVERAWQAVGAEPLTMSVEEHDEVLAATSHLPHVIAFSLVDTLAHDAENENIFRYAAGGFRDFTRIASSDPVMWRDIMLANRDAILKAIDLYSLNLSSLRDAIASGDSAALMGVFTRAKAARDHFTKMLAKQAYSESMQEQEITFIVQPGEAVNGKLRVPGDKSMSHRSIMLGSLAEGVTEVEGFLEGEDALATLQAFRDMGVVIEGPDNGRVVIHGVGLNGLQAPPGPLYLGNSGTSMRLLAGLLAGQDFDVTLTGDESLSKRPMNRVANPLREMGANIETGPEGRPPLLIKGGSALKGIDYPLPMASAQVKSAVLLAGLYSEGQTSTVEPAPTRDHTERMLQGFGYKVERDGAQAKLAGGGSLKSCRIDVPADISSAAFFMVAAAISPGSDIVLEHVGINPTRDGVINILRAMGGNVELLNMREVGGEPVADIRVRYAPLKGIRIPEDQVPLAIDEFPALFVAAACAEGETVLTGAEELRVKESDRIQAMANGLIALGVKAEPTPDGIVIQGCKEGAVFSGGTVDSLGDHRIAMAFAVSSLRAKDTIRILHCANVATSFPNFAELATGAGLKLQLA, from the coding sequence ATGGCACAGGCTCAAATTGGCCGACTGCTGGTTGTTGGGATCGGCTTAATTGGGGGGAGTTTTGCCCTTGCGCTAAAAGCTGCAAGGGCTTGCAGAGAGGTTATCGGGGTTGCTCTGGAGGAGAGTGTCTGCGATGAAGCCAGGGCGCTCGGTATTGTTGATCGGGCCAGCACCAGTCTCGAGCTGGTATTGCCGCAGCTGGAGCCGGGCGATCTGGTGTTTGTGGCTGTGCCGACACTGGCGATTGAGCCTGTATTCGCGCAGCTGAAAGAACACCTGCCGGCGGGAGTCACTGTGACAGATGGTGCCAGCGTAAAAGGTAGCGTGGTGACAGCGGCAGAAAAAGTGTGGGGGAGTGCTCCAGATTTTTTGGTGCCAGGGCACCCAATCGCTGGTTCTGAAAAGAGTGGCGTTACCGCGGCGAGAGATGATCTCTATAGGGATCACCGCATTATCCTGACGCCGCTTGCGAATACAGGGGCTGCTCATTTGCAGCTTGTGGAGCGAGCATGGCAGGCCGTGGGAGCTGAGCCCCTGACAATGTCAGTGGAGGAGCACGACGAGGTTCTGGCTGCTACGAGCCATCTTCCCCATGTCATCGCTTTTAGTCTTGTGGACACTTTGGCCCACGATGCGGAAAACGAAAATATTTTCCGCTATGCGGCGGGGGGCTTCCGTGATTTTACCCGTATCGCTTCCAGTGACCCGGTCATGTGGCGAGATATTATGCTCGCCAATCGGGATGCCATCTTAAAGGCCATCGACCTATACAGCCTCAACCTTTCTTCCCTGCGCGACGCTATTGCCTCAGGTGATAGCGCTGCCCTGATGGGGGTTTTTACCCGTGCCAAAGCGGCACGGGATCACTTTACCAAAATGTTGGCAAAACAAGCGTATTCGGAATCTATGCAAGAACAAGAGATTACTTTTATCGTGCAGCCGGGCGAGGCTGTAAATGGCAAGCTCAGGGTGCCGGGGGACAAATCCATGTCGCACCGCTCAATTATGCTGGGCTCCCTGGCCGAGGGAGTTACAGAAGTTGAGGGTTTCCTGGAGGGTGAGGATGCACTGGCAACCCTGCAGGCTTTCCGCGATATGGGGGTCGTGATTGAGGGGCCGGACAATGGTCGGGTTGTAATTCATGGTGTGGGCCTTAATGGCTTGCAGGCACCGCCCGGACCGCTATATCTCGGTAACTCCGGGACCTCCATGCGCCTGTTGGCTGGATTGCTTGCCGGACAGGACTTCGACGTAACACTCACTGGCGATGAATCCCTGTCAAAGCGCCCGATGAATCGCGTGGCTAATCCTCTGCGTGAGATGGGTGCAAATATTGAGACTGGCCCGGAAGGCCGTCCGCCGCTTTTAATTAAGGGTGGTAGTGCGTTGAAAGGGATCGATTACCCGCTGCCGATGGCCAGTGCTCAGGTGAAATCAGCGGTATTGCTGGCTGGGCTCTATAGTGAGGGTCAAACGTCTACCGTTGAGCCGGCGCCCACAAGAGATCATACAGAGCGCATGTTGCAGGGCTTTGGTTATAAGGTGGAGCGGGATGGTGCTCAGGCTAAACTGGCGGGCGGCGGCTCACTGAAATCCTGTCGCATCGATGTGCCTGCCGATATTTCTTCAGCCGCATTCTTTATGGTTGCTGCAGCCATTTCTCCCGGTTCCGATATCGTGCTGGAGCATGTGGGAATCAACCCGACCCGAGATGGGGTTATCAATATCCTCCGTGCAATGGGTGGCAATGTTGAATTGCTGAATATGCGCGAAGTGGGGGGTGAGCCGGTGGCGGATATTCGCGTTCGCTATGCGCCCTTGAAGGGAATTCGCATCCCTGAGGATCAGGTGCCCCTGGCGATTGATGAGTTTCCCGCATTGTTTGTTGCGGCAGCTTGTGCAGAAGGTGAGACCGTCCTGACTGGTGCGGAGGAGTTGCGGGTCAAGGAAAGTGACCGGATTCAGGCAATGGCAAATGGCTTAATTGCACTTGGGGTAAAAGCTGAGCCAACACCGGACGGTATCGTGATCCAGGGCTGTAAAGAGGGTGCGGTATTTTCTGGTGGCACCGTCGATAGCCTGGGGGATCACCGCATTGCTATGGCGTTTGCAGTGTCATCGCTACGCGCAAAGGATACAATCCGCATCCTTCACTGCGCCAATGTGGCGACCTCATTCCCGAACTTTGCCGAACTGGCAACGGGCGCGGGTCTCAAGTTGCAGTTGGCGTGA
- the pheA gene encoding prephenate dehydratase → MAEETVSGDQRLLELRNQIDSIDGEIARLISERARCALEVAEVKKATGEDALYYRPEREAQVLRKAMERNNGPLTDEEMARLFREIMSACLALEEPVKVAYLGPEGTFTQQAALKHFGNSAQSRPLAAIDEVFREVEAGAVSYGVVPVENSTEGVINHTLDNFMHSNLSICGEVELRIHHHLMISDVTRPESITRIYSHAQSLAQCRKWLDAHYPNVERVAVASNADAAKRVKGEWNAAAIAGDMAAELYGLKVLSEKIEDRPDNSTRFLIIGTQQVPASGDDKTSLMVSMRNEPGALHDLLEPFRRYSVDLTRVETRPSQSGNWTYVFFIDFSGHRDTQGIAEALKEVGDCASDLKVLGSYPRGVL, encoded by the coding sequence ATGGCAGAGGAAACTGTAAGTGGCGACCAGCGCCTGCTGGAGCTGCGCAATCAGATCGACAGTATTGATGGCGAGATTGCTCGCTTAATCAGTGAGCGGGCTCGCTGCGCCCTGGAGGTTGCAGAGGTCAAGAAGGCCACAGGCGAAGATGCTCTCTATTATCGGCCAGAGCGTGAGGCACAAGTGCTGCGCAAGGCTATGGAGCGCAATAACGGTCCGCTGACTGATGAAGAAATGGCGCGACTGTTTCGCGAAATTATGTCGGCCTGCCTAGCCTTGGAAGAGCCCGTCAAAGTAGCCTACCTGGGCCCTGAGGGTACCTTTACCCAGCAGGCGGCATTAAAGCACTTCGGCAATTCTGCCCAGAGCCGGCCACTGGCGGCAATTGATGAGGTTTTCCGTGAGGTAGAAGCTGGTGCCGTCAGTTATGGTGTTGTGCCGGTAGAAAACTCTACCGAAGGGGTGATCAACCACACCCTGGACAACTTTATGCACTCCAACCTGAGTATCTGCGGTGAGGTGGAGCTGCGTATCCATCATCACTTGATGATCTCAGATGTAACGCGCCCAGAGTCAATCACTCGTATTTATTCCCATGCGCAGAGCCTGGCGCAGTGCCGCAAGTGGCTTGATGCCCATTATCCCAATGTGGAGCGTGTGGCGGTTGCCAGTAATGCGGATGCGGCCAAGCGCGTTAAGGGTGAGTGGAATGCTGCGGCGATAGCCGGCGATATGGCAGCAGAGCTCTACGGGCTGAAAGTGTTGTCGGAGAAAATAGAAGATCGCCCGGATAATTCCACCCGCTTCCTGATTATTGGTACCCAGCAAGTACCTGCGAGTGGGGATGATAAGACCTCATTGATGGTATCAATGCGCAATGAGCCAGGTGCTCTGCATGACCTTTTGGAGCCGTTCCGTCGCTACAGTGTCGATTTGACTCGGGTAGAGACGCGGCCATCGCAGTCTGGCAACTGGACTTATGTGTTCTTTATCGATTTCAGTGGACACCGCGATACCCAGGGAATTGCCGAGGCATTAAAAGAAGTTGGTGACTGCGCTTCAGACTTGAAAGTGCTGGGCTCCTATCCTCGCGGAGTGCTGTGA
- the serC gene encoding 3-phosphoserine/phosphohydroxythreonine transaminase, giving the protein MRKFNFCAGPAALPQPVLEQAQRELLDWQGLGCSVMEVSHRSPEFVEVAERAEQDLRDLLSVPSNYKVLFLQGGATGQFSAVPWNLLGAGSTKAEFIHSGSWAAKAIKEARRYGEVNVVASSEDRNFSYAPAAGSWQSSGDAAYFHYTPNETIGGVEFGYVPEVECPLVADMSSTILSQPVEVEKFGVIYAGAQKNIGPSGIAVALIRDDLLDRSLENIPRSLSWKVAAEAGSMDNTPPTFAWYLSGLVFQWLKGQGGVDAMAKQADAKSKMLYDFLDSSDFFSSPVEYGSRSRMNVPFVLADDRLDKQFLIESEEAGLLSLKGHRSVGGMRASLYNAVPMEAVEALVAFMADFEARKA; this is encoded by the coding sequence ATGAGGAAGTTTAATTTCTGTGCAGGCCCTGCCGCTTTGCCGCAGCCCGTACTGGAGCAGGCGCAAAGGGAATTGCTCGATTGGCAAGGGCTCGGTTGCTCTGTAATGGAGGTCAGCCACCGTTCTCCAGAGTTTGTTGAGGTAGCTGAGCGGGCCGAACAGGATCTCCGCGATCTGCTCAGTGTGCCGAGCAACTACAAAGTATTGTTTCTTCAGGGTGGGGCAACTGGGCAGTTCAGTGCAGTGCCCTGGAATCTTCTCGGTGCCGGCTCTACTAAAGCTGAATTTATTCATTCCGGTAGTTGGGCGGCCAAGGCGATCAAAGAAGCTCGTCGCTACGGCGAGGTAAATGTGGTCGCATCCAGTGAGGATCGCAACTTCAGCTATGCACCTGCAGCAGGCAGCTGGCAGTCGAGTGGGGATGCGGCTTATTTCCACTATACCCCCAACGAGACGATTGGCGGTGTTGAGTTTGGCTATGTGCCGGAAGTGGAGTGCCCGCTAGTGGCGGATATGTCCTCAACTATTTTGTCTCAACCGGTTGAGGTGGAAAAGTTCGGCGTTATCTATGCCGGTGCGCAGAAAAATATTGGCCCCTCAGGTATCGCTGTAGCCTTGATTCGGGATGATTTACTCGATCGCTCACTGGAAAATATTCCTCGCAGTTTGAGCTGGAAGGTGGCGGCAGAAGCGGGCTCTATGGATAACACGCCACCTACTTTCGCTTGGTACTTATCTGGTCTTGTCTTCCAGTGGTTGAAAGGTCAGGGGGGTGTTGATGCGATGGCGAAGCAGGCCGATGCTAAATCCAAAATGCTGTACGACTTCCTCGACAGCAGTGACTTTTTCTCCAGTCCGGTTGAGTACGGGAGTCGCTCCCGCATGAATGTGCCCTTTGTGTTGGCTGACGACCGCCTGGATAAGCAGTTTTTGATTGAGTCAGAAGAAGCAGGTTTGTTGAGCTTAAAGGGGCACCGCTCTGTGGGTGGTATGCGCGCGTCGCTGTATAACGCCGTTCCTATGGAGGCAGTGGAAGCGCTTGTGGCATTTATGGCGGATTTTGAAGCGCGTAAGGCTTAG